One window of the Marmota flaviventris isolate mMarFla1 chromosome 2, mMarFla1.hap1, whole genome shotgun sequence genome contains the following:
- the Srsf5 gene encoding serine/arginine-rich splicing factor 5 isoform X1, with protein sequence MSGCRVFIGRLNPAAREKDVERFFKGYGRIRDIDLKRGFGFVEFEDPRDADDAVYELDGKELCSERVTIEHARARSRGGRGRGRYSDRFSSRRPRNDRRNAPPVRTENRLIVENLSSRVSWQDLKDFMRQAGEVTFADAHRPKLNEGVVEFASYGDLKNAIEKLSGKEINGRKIKLIEGSKRHSRSRSRSRSRTRSSSRSRSRSRSRSRKSYSRSRSRSRSRSKSRSVSRSPVPEKSQKRGSSSRSKSPASVDRQRSRSRSRSRSVDSGN encoded by the exons ATGAGTGGCTGTCGAGTGTTCATCGGGAGGCTAAACCCAGCGGCCAGGGAGAAAGATGTAGAAAGATTCTTCAAGGGTTATGGACGGAtcagagatattgatctgaaaaGAGGTTTTGGTTTTGTG GAATTTGAGGATCCCAGGGATGCAGATGATGCTGTGTATGAACTTGATGGGAAAGAACTTTGCAGTGAAAG gGTTACTATTGAACATGCTAGGGCACGATCCCGAGGTGGAAGAGGTAGAGGACGCTACTCTGACCGTTTTAGTAGTCGCAGACCTCGAAATGATAGACG aaatgCTCCACCTGTAAGAACAGAAAATCGACTTATAGTTGAGAATTTATCCTCAAGAGTCAGCTGGCAG GATCTCAAAGATTTCATGAGACAAGCTGGGGAAGTAACCTTTGCGGATGCACATCGACCTAAATTAAATGAAGG ggTGGTTGAATTTGCCTCTTATGGTGATTTAAAGAATGCTATTGAAAAACTTTCTGGAAAGGaaataaatgggagaaaaatcaaattaattgaAGGCAGCAAAAGGCACAg TAGGTCAAGAAGCAGGTCTCGATCAAGGACCAGGAGTTCCTCTAGGTCACGGAGCCGATCTCGTTCCCGTAGTCGCAAGTCTTACAGCCGGTCAAGAAGCAGGAGCCGGAGCAGGAGCAAGTCCCGTTCAGTTAGTAGGTCTCCTGTGCCTGAGAAGAGCCAGAAACGTGGTTCTTCAAGTAGATCTAAGTCTCCAGCATCTGTGGATCGCCAGAGGTCCCGGTCCAGGTCCAGGTCCAGATCAGTTGACAGTGGCAATTAA
- the Slc10a1 gene encoding hepatic sodium/bile acid cotransporter encodes MEVYNVSVPFNFSLPPNFGKRPTDLALSIILVFMLLIIMLSLGCTMEFSKIKAHLLKPKGLAIAMVAQYGIMPLTAFVLGKVFQLNNIEALAILICGCSPGGNLSNIFSLAVKGDMNLSIVMTTCSTFFALGMMPLLLYIYSKGIYDGSLEDKVPYKGIMISLVMVLIPCTIGIILKSKRPKYVPYIMKGGMIITLLFSVAVTALSIINTGKSIMYAMTPHLLTVSSLMPFIGFLLGYILSALFCLKARCRRTISMETGFQNIQLCSTILNVTFPPEVIGPLFFFPLLYMIFQLGEGLLFIIVFRCYKKFNPPKEKTKMIYTAATKDAISRAQENGVHKGEECSPCTA; translated from the exons ATGGAGGTGTACAACGTGTCTGTTCCCTTCAACTTCTCCCTGCCACCTAACTTCGGCAAGCGCCCCACGGACCTGGCACTGAGCATCATCCTGGTGTTCATGCTGCTCATCATTATGCTCTCTCTGGGCTGCACCATGGAGTTCAGCAAGATCAAGGCTCACTTGTTGAAGCCTAAGGGGCTGGCCATTGCCATGGTGGCCCAGTATGGCATTATGCCCCTTACTGCTTTTGTGCTGGGGAAGGTCTTCCAGTTGAACAACATTGAGGCACTGGCAATCCTGATTTGTGGCTGCTCACCTGGAGGGAACCTGTCCAACATCTTCAGTCTGGCTGTGAAGGGGGACATGAACCTCAG CATCGTGATGACCACCTGCTCCACCTTCTTTGCCCTGGGAATGATGCCTCTCCTCTTGTATATCTACTCCAAAGGGATCTATGATGGCAGCCTGGAGGATAAGGTGCCCTATAAGGGCATTATGATATCATTGGTCATGGTTCTCATCCCTTGCACCATAGGAATCATCCTCAAATCTAAACGGCCAAAATATGTACCTTACATTATGAAG GGAGGGATGATAATCACTCTCTTATTCAGCGTGGCAGTCACAGCCCTCTCCATCATCAACACAGGGAAGAGCATCATGTATGCCATGACACCACACCTGCTGACAGTCTCCTCCCTGATGCCTTTTATTGGCTTCCTGCTAGGCTAcattctctctgctctcttctgtCTCAAAGCAAG GTGCAGACGCACCATCAGCATGGAGACAGGATTCCAAAACATTCAACTCTGTTCCACCATCCTCAACGTTACCTTTCCCCCTGAAGTCATTGGgccacttttcttctttcctctcctctacaTGATTTTCCAGCTTGGTGAAGGGCTTCTCTTCATTATTGTCTTCCGGTGCTACAAAAAATTCAACCCTCCCAAGG agaaaacaaaaatgatctaTACAGCTGCCACAAAAGATGCAATTTCGAGAGCTCAGGAAAATGGCGTCCACAAAGGGGAAGAGTGCTCCCCTTGCACAGCCTAG
- the Srsf5 gene encoding serine/arginine-rich splicing factor 5 isoform X2, whose product MSGCRVFIGRLNPAAREKDVERFFKGYGRIRDIDLKRGFGFVEFEDPRDADDAVYELDGKELCSERVTIEHARARSRGGRGRGRYSDRFSSRRPRNDRRNAPPVRTENRLIVENLSSRVSWQDLKDFMRQAGEVTFADAHRPKLNEGVVEFASYGDLKNAIEKLSGKEINGRKIKLIEGSKRHRSRSRSRSRTRSSSRSRSRSRSRSRKSYSRSRSRSRSRSKSRSVSRSPVPEKSQKRGSSSRSKSPASVDRQRSRSRSRSRSVDSGN is encoded by the exons ATGAGTGGCTGTCGAGTGTTCATCGGGAGGCTAAACCCAGCGGCCAGGGAGAAAGATGTAGAAAGATTCTTCAAGGGTTATGGACGGAtcagagatattgatctgaaaaGAGGTTTTGGTTTTGTG GAATTTGAGGATCCCAGGGATGCAGATGATGCTGTGTATGAACTTGATGGGAAAGAACTTTGCAGTGAAAG gGTTACTATTGAACATGCTAGGGCACGATCCCGAGGTGGAAGAGGTAGAGGACGCTACTCTGACCGTTTTAGTAGTCGCAGACCTCGAAATGATAGACG aaatgCTCCACCTGTAAGAACAGAAAATCGACTTATAGTTGAGAATTTATCCTCAAGAGTCAGCTGGCAG GATCTCAAAGATTTCATGAGACAAGCTGGGGAAGTAACCTTTGCGGATGCACATCGACCTAAATTAAATGAAGG ggTGGTTGAATTTGCCTCTTATGGTGATTTAAAGAATGCTATTGAAAAACTTTCTGGAAAGGaaataaatgggagaaaaatcaaattaattgaAGGCAGCAAAAGGCACAg GTCAAGAAGCAGGTCTCGATCAAGGACCAGGAGTTCCTCTAGGTCACGGAGCCGATCTCGTTCCCGTAGTCGCAAGTCTTACAGCCGGTCAAGAAGCAGGAGCCGGAGCAGGAGCAAGTCCCGTTCAGTTAGTAGGTCTCCTGTGCCTGAGAAGAGCCAGAAACGTGGTTCTTCAAGTAGATCTAAGTCTCCAGCATCTGTGGATCGCCAGAGGTCCCGGTCCAGGTCCAGGTCCAGATCAGTTGACAGTGGCAATTAA